In Halobaculum sp. XH14, a single genomic region encodes these proteins:
- a CDS encoding phosphate uptake regulator PhoU, producing MVETRKVQVTGGSTYTVSIPKDWATENGVSAGSTVEFYPEDDSLFLTPRSEEERAEGSLDIGDLEDDELTRAVMTMYVSGFDIISLETSRISNDQRRTIRDCTQSLVGLEVLEETRERVVIRDLLDSSELSIHNAVTRMRLIALSMLEDAVAALAEGDADMAKDVVQRDDDVDRLHKVVSRIFRATLRTPKAAEELGVGRETCFDYHASARQLERVGDHATKIAHLTLQLLEEDGDAEVPAEVIEAIEEIEADARQVVDLAMDALFADENREATDLANEARASVLDIDERARSIDALLRDQEPARAQLLGLIVDSVSRSADYGGNIAETALQKAAPTP from the coding sequence ATGGTCGAGACCAGGAAGGTGCAGGTGACGGGCGGGTCCACGTACACCGTGTCGATTCCCAAGGACTGGGCGACCGAGAACGGCGTGAGCGCGGGCAGCACCGTCGAGTTCTACCCCGAGGACGACTCGCTGTTTCTGACGCCCAGAAGCGAGGAGGAGCGGGCCGAGGGCTCGCTCGACATCGGCGACCTGGAGGACGACGAACTGACGCGCGCGGTCATGACGATGTACGTCTCCGGGTTCGACATCATCTCGCTGGAGACCTCGCGCATCAGCAACGACCAGCGACGGACGATCCGCGACTGCACCCAGAGCCTGGTCGGCCTCGAGGTGCTGGAGGAGACCCGCGAGCGCGTCGTCATCCGCGACCTGCTCGACTCCTCGGAGCTCTCGATCCACAACGCCGTCACCCGGATGCGGCTCATCGCGCTCTCGATGCTGGAGGACGCGGTCGCCGCGCTCGCGGAGGGCGACGCGGACATGGCCAAGGACGTCGTCCAGCGCGACGACGACGTGGACCGGCTCCACAAGGTCGTCTCGCGCATCTTCCGCGCGACGCTCCGCACCCCGAAGGCGGCCGAGGAGCTCGGGGTCGGTCGGGAGACCTGCTTCGACTACCACGCGAGCGCCCGCCAGCTTGAGCGCGTCGGCGACCACGCGACGAAGATCGCCCACCTGACGCTCCAGCTACTGGAGGAGGACGGCGACGCGGAGGTCCCGGCGGAGGTCATCGAGGCCATCGAGGAGATCGAGGCGGACGCCCGCCAGGTCGTCGATCTGGCGATGGACGCGCTGTTTGCCGACGAGAACCGCGAGGCGACCGACCTCGCCAACGAGGCGCGCGCCTCGGTGCTCGACATCGACGAGCGCGCCCGGAGCATCGACGCGCTGCTCCGCGACCAGGAGCCGGCACGGGCACAGCTGCTCGGACTCATCGTCGACTCGGTGTCCCGCTCGGCCGACTACGGCGGAAACATCGCCGAGACGGCGCTCCAGAAGGCCGCTCCGACGCCGTAG
- a CDS encoding PstS family phosphate ABC transporter substrate-binding protein: MPDTDGRGGLSRRHVLAAAGAAGAVGIAGCTAEANPDDSFGPGASAGAGDGGLVGNVSIAGSSTVFPIAAAVAEEFQREHPGVDITVQSTGSGGGFANFFCPGKTDFNNASRPMAEEEKRQCTENGVDWHEVRVATDALTVVVNNEADFVDHLTVEELRRIWKPDPVESWAEVRDGFPDETIERFGAAETSGTFDYFTETIVGEAGSHTQDYQATEDDNQIVTGVAGSQYAIGYFGFAFYQGNSDTVKALGIDDGDGPVEPSLETAQSGEYAPLSRPLFTYPARDSMTEEHVAEFARYYVEQSANRELIAESIGYVPNTDEQMREQLDQLDQFIQQA; this comes from the coding sequence ATGCCCGATACAGACGGTCGTGGCGGCCTCTCCCGGCGACACGTGCTCGCGGCGGCGGGGGCTGCCGGGGCGGTCGGGATCGCTGGGTGTACCGCCGAAGCGAACCCGGACGACTCGTTCGGGCCGGGCGCGTCCGCCGGGGCCGGCGACGGCGGCCTCGTCGGGAACGTCTCGATCGCCGGCTCCTCGACGGTGTTCCCGATCGCCGCCGCGGTGGCCGAGGAGTTCCAGCGCGAACACCCGGGCGTGGACATCACCGTCCAGTCGACCGGCTCGGGCGGCGGCTTCGCGAACTTCTTCTGTCCGGGGAAGACCGACTTCAACAACGCCTCCCGGCCGATGGCCGAGGAGGAGAAACGGCAGTGTACCGAAAACGGCGTCGACTGGCACGAGGTCCGCGTCGCCACCGACGCCTTGACCGTCGTCGTCAACAACGAGGCCGACTTCGTCGACCACCTCACCGTCGAGGAGCTCCGGCGGATCTGGAAGCCGGACCCGGTCGAGTCGTGGGCGGAGGTCCGCGACGGTTTCCCGGACGAGACCATCGAGCGCTTCGGCGCCGCCGAGACGTCCGGCACGTTCGATTACTTCACCGAGACCATCGTCGGCGAGGCGGGCTCGCACACGCAGGACTACCAGGCGACCGAGGACGACAACCAGATCGTCACCGGCGTCGCGGGCAGCCAGTACGCGATCGGCTACTTCGGGTTCGCGTTCTACCAGGGCAACTCGGACACGGTGAAGGCGCTCGGCATCGACGACGGCGACGGGCCAGTCGAGCCGTCGCTCGAAACCGCACAGAGCGGCGAGTACGCCCCGCTCTCGCGGCCGCTGTTCACCTACCCCGCGCGCGACTCCATGACCGAGGAGCACGTCGCCGAGTTCGCGCGCTACTACGTCGAACAGAGCGCGAACCGCGAACTCATCGCCGAGAGCATCGGCTACGTCCCGAACACGGACGAACAGATGCGGGAACAGCTCGACCAGCTCGACCAGTTCATCCAGCAGGCCTGA
- the pstC gene encoding phosphate ABC transporter permease subunit PstC — protein MSTEPTDITGAAGTRSLRELAVHLAFLCCAVVSVLTTVGIVGALLIDAVGFFSNYPLGSFLTGTNWSPGITPISFGVLPLVFGTLVVTITSAAVALPIGVLTAIYLSEYASERVRSYLKPALEILAGVPTIVYGILALVYLTPFLRSTLFPNISTFNVLSASLMVGIMIVPMVASISEDAMNAVPDSLRQAGYGLGATKFEVSTGIVVPAAVSGIVSSFILALSRAIGETMIVVVASGSNARLPAVRYDQLLGLSIPYVHPADVFLEPAQPMTSAMVQLASSDIIGGSLAYDALFAIGITLFVITLAMNVVSELVVRRYREEYQ, from the coding sequence ATGAGCACCGAACCGACGGACATCACGGGCGCCGCCGGAACGCGCTCGCTGCGCGAACTCGCCGTCCATCTCGCGTTCCTCTGCTGTGCCGTCGTCTCCGTGCTCACCACGGTCGGGATCGTCGGCGCGCTGCTGATCGACGCCGTCGGCTTCTTCTCGAACTACCCGCTCGGCAGCTTCCTCACGGGGACGAACTGGAGTCCCGGGATCACCCCCATCTCGTTCGGGGTGCTCCCGCTCGTGTTCGGCACGCTCGTCGTGACGATCACGTCGGCCGCGGTCGCGCTGCCGATCGGCGTCCTCACCGCGATCTACCTCAGCGAGTACGCGAGCGAGCGGGTCCGGAGCTACCTCAAACCCGCCCTCGAGATCCTCGCCGGCGTGCCGACGATCGTGTACGGGATCCTCGCACTCGTCTACCTGACGCCGTTCCTCCGATCGACGCTGTTCCCGAACATCTCGACGTTCAACGTGCTCTCGGCGTCGCTGATGGTCGGCATCATGATCGTCCCGATGGTCGCCTCGATCAGCGAGGACGCGATGAACGCGGTGCCGGACTCGCTCCGGCAGGCCGGCTACGGGCTCGGCGCGACGAAGTTCGAGGTCTCGACCGGCATCGTCGTCCCCGCCGCCGTCTCGGGCATCGTCTCCTCGTTCATCCTCGCGCTCTCGCGCGCGATCGGCGAGACGATGATCGTCGTGGTCGCCAGCGGGTCGAACGCCCGGCTCCCCGCGGTCAGATACGACCAGCTCCTCGGCCTCTCGATCCCGTACGTCCACCCCGCGGACGTGTTCCTCGAACCGGCACAGCCGATGACCTCCGCGATGGTCCAGCTCGCCAGCTCAGACATCATTGGCGGATCGCTCGCGTACGACGCGCTGTTCGCCATCGGCATCACGCTGTTCGTCATCACGCTCGCGATGAACGTCGTCAGTGAACTCGTCGTCCGGCGCTACCGGGAGGAGTACCAATGA
- the pstA gene encoding phosphate ABC transporter permease PstA, with product MTADSTATVDSTAAGDTDFGEVSRLKGVAFEYLTLGASLVGIVALAVLLGYVAADAIGVGAADPAWFPVVLLALAAPTLGFLWYAARTPDVLDVIEGLSVRVVGGLELAVALVVLFVVTDVQFLFLLYTVGVLPAAGLYLYGRATDDSRVDFPVPLAVLAVGLLAGYLLKGPIDTYPLDSLIGLWMLGVPVAASLGARWRARAGTAVGLVVGVGVLAGAAAAGYGLAAASGLGPEVGVVLALTPGAFLLSYAGEVALDEPVGRRGLLFPVAVLVGLLAGRLLVSALGLAGPEPWIDWGFLTSAPSRFAEQAGLYPAIIGSVFIISLVAMFSFVFGVGCAVYLEEYAPESGYGGMVTNVVQVNISNLAGVPSVVYGLLGLGIFVNLVGLGFGIVLVAAMTLSLLILPIVIISAQEAIRSVPDSQRQAAYGMGATRWQTVKSVVIPEALPGILTGSILALGRAIGETAPLIIIGLPTTIFAAPTGLFQKGAAMPMQIYGWAFLPEEAFREGVLAAGVVTLMVVLLSINSVAIYVRNNYQRGS from the coding sequence ATGACTGCCGACTCGACGGCGACGGTCGACTCGACCGCGGCCGGCGACACGGACTTCGGCGAGGTGAGCCGCCTGAAGGGGGTCGCGTTCGAGTACCTCACGCTGGGCGCCTCGCTCGTCGGCATTGTCGCGCTCGCGGTGTTGCTCGGCTACGTCGCCGCCGACGCGATCGGCGTCGGCGCGGCAGACCCGGCGTGGTTCCCCGTCGTTCTCCTCGCGCTCGCCGCCCCGACGCTCGGGTTCCTGTGGTACGCGGCCCGGACGCCGGACGTCCTCGACGTGATCGAGGGACTCTCCGTCAGGGTCGTCGGCGGCCTCGAACTCGCGGTCGCGCTCGTCGTCCTGTTCGTCGTCACCGACGTCCAGTTCCTGTTCCTGCTCTACACGGTCGGGGTCCTCCCCGCCGCGGGGCTGTACCTCTACGGCCGCGCCACGGACGACTCCCGCGTCGACTTCCCGGTGCCCCTGGCCGTCCTCGCCGTCGGCCTGCTCGCCGGCTACCTGCTGAAGGGGCCGATCGACACGTACCCGCTCGACTCGCTCATCGGGCTCTGGATGCTGGGCGTCCCCGTCGCGGCCTCCCTCGGGGCGCGCTGGCGGGCGCGGGCCGGCACCGCCGTCGGCCTGGTCGTCGGCGTCGGCGTGCTCGCGGGCGCGGCCGCCGCGGGGTACGGGCTCGCCGCCGCGTCCGGGCTCGGTCCGGAGGTCGGCGTCGTGCTCGCGCTCACGCCCGGCGCGTTCCTGCTCTCGTACGCAGGGGAGGTCGCGCTGGACGAGCCGGTCGGTCGGCGGGGGCTGCTGTTCCCGGTCGCCGTGCTCGTCGGCCTGCTCGCGGGACGGCTCCTCGTCTCGGCGCTCGGACTCGCCGGGCCGGAGCCGTGGATCGACTGGGGCTTTCTCACCAGCGCGCCCTCGCGGTTCGCGGAACAGGCGGGGCTCTACCCCGCGATCATCGGCTCGGTGTTCATCATCTCGCTCGTCGCGATGTTCTCGTTCGTCTTCGGGGTCGGCTGTGCGGTGTACCTCGAGGAGTACGCGCCCGAGTCGGGCTACGGCGGGATGGTCACGAACGTCGTGCAGGTGAACATCTCGAACCTGGCGGGGGTCCCATCGGTGGTGTACGGGCTGCTCGGGCTCGGCATCTTCGTGAACCTCGTCGGGCTCGGGTTCGGCATCGTCCTCGTCGCGGCGATGACGCTGTCGCTGCTCATCCTGCCGATCGTCATCATCTCCGCACAGGAGGCGATCCGGTCGGTGCCCGACTCCCAGCGACAGGCCGCCTACGGCATGGGCGCGACGCGGTGGCAGACGGTGAAGTCGGTCGTCATCCCCGAGGCGCTCCCGGGCATCCTAACGGGCTCGATCCTGGCGCTCGGCCGCGCCATCGGGGAGACGGCGCCGCTCATCATCATTGGGCTGCCGACGACGATCTTCGCCGCGCCGACGGGGCTCTTCCAGAAGGGCGCGGCGATGCCGATGCAGATCTACGGCTGGGCGTTCCTCCCGGAGGAGGCGTTCCGGGAGGGCGTGCTCGCGGCCGGCGTGGTGACCCTGATGGTCGTGCTGCTCTCGATCAACTCGGTCGCCATCTACGTGCGGAACAACTATCAGCGGGGTTCCTAG
- the pstB gene encoding phosphate ABC transporter ATP-binding protein PstB, whose translation MGGLSEQEGSAPDAASTVIESRNLSVWYDDDQALRDVSMEIPEKQVTAMIGPSGCGKSTYLRCINRMNDLIDAARVEGDLLFDGKNVYDDDVDPVALRRRIGMVFQQPNPFPKSIYDNVAYGLRVQDRTENLDEQVEQALRRSALWDEVKDQLDGSGLDLSGGQQQRLCIARAIAADPEVILMDEPASALDPVATSKIEDLIDDLSEQYTVVIVTHNMQQAARISDKTAVFLTGGELVEFDDTNEIFENPESERVEDYITGKFG comes from the coding sequence ATGGGCGGGCTCAGCGAGCAGGAGGGGTCCGCGCCGGACGCGGCGTCGACGGTCATCGAGAGCCGAAACCTGAGCGTCTGGTACGACGACGATCAGGCGCTCCGGGACGTCTCGATGGAGATTCCCGAAAAGCAGGTGACGGCGATGATCGGCCCGTCCGGCTGTGGGAAGTCGACGTACCTGCGCTGTATCAACCGGATGAACGATCTCATCGACGCCGCGCGCGTCGAGGGCGACCTGCTGTTCGACGGGAAGAACGTCTACGACGACGACGTCGACCCGGTCGCGCTGCGGCGCCGCATCGGGATGGTGTTCCAGCAGCCGAACCCGTTCCCCAAGAGCATCTACGACAACGTCGCCTACGGCCTGCGGGTCCAGGACAGGACCGAGAACCTCGACGAGCAGGTCGAGCAGGCGCTCAGGCGGTCGGCGCTCTGGGACGAGGTGAAAGACCAGCTCGACGGCTCCGGGCTCGACCTCTCGGGCGGCCAGCAACAGCGGCTCTGTATCGCCCGCGCCATCGCGGCCGACCCCGAGGTCATCCTCATGGACGAGCCCGCGAGCGCGCTCGACCCGGTGGCGACCTCGAAGATCGAGGACCTCATCGACGACCTGAGCGAGCAGTACACGGTCGTCATCGTCACCCACAACATGCAGCAGGCGGCCCGCATCTCGGACAAGACCGCCGTGTTCCTCACCGGTGGGGAACTCGTGGAGTTCGACGACACGAACGAGATCTTCGAGAACCCCGAGTCCGAGCGCGTCGAGGACTACATCACCGGCAAGTTCGGCTGA
- the phoU gene encoding phosphate signaling complex protein PhoU, which translates to MPRKQYQERLAELREDVLYMSELVAERLRMGMDALEQKDEALAQEVIEKDAEVNQLYLELEQDCVDLLALQQPVAGDLRFIAASFKIITDLERIGDLATNLGGYTLEAHRDVFPDVDVQRIGEATLDMLEDAMDAFADEDAAACYEVSDADDTVDEMCEVASSAVVRDLIEREGVDSEEDVEDVMADVSRLLLTIRDLERVGDHAVNIAARTLYMLENDDELIY; encoded by the coding sequence ATGCCCCGAAAGCAGTACCAGGAACGGCTCGCGGAGCTCCGCGAGGACGTGCTCTACATGAGCGAACTGGTCGCCGAGCGCCTCCGGATGGGCATGGACGCGCTCGAACAGAAGGACGAGGCGCTCGCCCAGGAGGTCATCGAGAAGGACGCCGAGGTGAACCAGCTCTACCTCGAACTCGAACAGGACTGCGTGGACCTGCTGGCGCTCCAGCAGCCCGTCGCGGGCGACCTGCGCTTCATCGCGGCGTCGTTCAAGATCATCACGGACCTGGAGCGCATCGGCGACCTGGCGACGAACCTCGGGGGGTACACCCTCGAGGCCCACCGGGACGTGTTCCCGGACGTCGACGTCCAGCGCATCGGCGAGGCGACCCTCGACATGCTCGAGGACGCGATGGACGCCTTCGCCGACGAGGACGCGGCCGCCTGCTACGAGGTGTCCGACGCGGACGACACCGTCGACGAGATGTGCGAGGTGGCCAGTTCCGCGGTCGTGCGTGACCTCATCGAGCGCGAGGGCGTCGACTCCGAGGAGGACGTCGAGGACGTCATGGCGGACGTCTCGCGGCTCCTGTTGACGATCCGGGACCTCGAACGTGTCGGCGACCACGCGGTCAACATCGCGGCGCGGACGCTCTACATGCTAGAGAACGACGACGAACTCATCTACTGA
- a CDS encoding CDC48 family AAA ATPase: MNEVQLEVAKAYPNDSGRGIARLDPDTLLHLKLSPGDIIEIEGAETTAAKVWRADRQDWNTDTVRIDGFTRQNADVGIGERVTIRKAEAQKAESLTLAPPEEASVQFGSDAAGMVKRQILKRPVVERDIVPVMSSTNHPFMRSPGQAIPLIAVDTEPEDVVLITEDTEVELREEPISGFEKTGGGITYEDIGGLQGEIQRVREMVELPMKHPQIFQKLGIEPPQGVLLHGPPGTGKTLLAKAVANETSASFFSIAGPEIISKYYGESEQQLREIFEDAKEESPAIIFIDELDSIAPKREDVTGEVERRVVAQLLTMMDGLETRGQVIVIAATNRVDSVDPALRRPGRFDREIEIGVPDESGRKEVLQIHTRGMPLSDDVDLDRLADETHGFVGADIESLTKEAAMKALRRYLPEIDLDEEDIPPSLIDRMIVKRDDFHGALADVEPSAMREVLVELPKITWDDVGGLEDPKQKVKEAVEWPLSDPEKFQRMGVEAPKGVLLYGPPGTGKTLMAKAVANETNANFISVRGPQLLSKWVGESEKAIRQTFRKARQVSPTIIFFDELDSLAPSRGQEMGNNVSERVVNQLLTELDGLEEMGDVMVIGATNRPDMIDPALIRSGRFDRLVMIGQPDEEGREQILKIHTDDTPLAADVSLRELAEITDGYVGSDLESIARESAIEALREDDDAEEVGMRHFRQAMENVRPTISEDILSYYEGIEEQFKGGGTDSLRRDQGGRIGFQ, from the coding sequence ATGAACGAAGTCCAACTCGAAGTTGCGAAGGCTTACCCGAACGACTCGGGGCGCGGCATCGCGCGTCTCGACCCCGACACGCTGCTCCACCTGAAGCTCTCCCCCGGCGACATCATCGAGATCGAGGGTGCCGAGACCACCGCGGCGAAGGTGTGGCGTGCCGACCGGCAGGACTGGAACACGGACACGGTCCGCATCGACGGCTTCACACGCCAGAACGCCGACGTCGGCATCGGCGAACGGGTGACGATTCGCAAGGCGGAGGCCCAGAAGGCCGAGAGCCTCACGCTCGCGCCGCCCGAGGAGGCGTCGGTCCAGTTCGGCTCCGACGCGGCGGGGATGGTGAAACGCCAGATCCTCAAGCGTCCCGTCGTCGAGCGCGACATCGTGCCGGTGATGTCGAGCACGAACCACCCGTTCATGCGCTCGCCGGGCCAGGCGATCCCCCTCATCGCGGTCGACACCGAACCCGAGGACGTCGTCCTCATCACAGAGGACACCGAGGTCGAACTCCGCGAGGAGCCCATCTCCGGGTTCGAGAAGACCGGCGGCGGGATCACCTACGAGGACATCGGCGGCCTCCAGGGCGAGATCCAGCGGGTCCGGGAGATGGTCGAACTCCCGATGAAGCACCCGCAGATCTTCCAGAAGCTCGGCATCGAGCCGCCACAGGGCGTGCTGCTCCACGGCCCGCCCGGCACCGGGAAGACGCTGCTGGCGAAGGCGGTCGCCAACGAGACGAGCGCCTCGTTCTTCTCCATCGCCGGCCCCGAGATCATCTCGAAGTACTACGGCGAGTCCGAACAGCAGCTCCGGGAGATCTTCGAGGACGCGAAGGAGGAGTCGCCTGCCATCATCTTCATCGACGAACTCGACTCCATCGCGCCCAAGCGGGAGGACGTCACCGGCGAGGTCGAGCGGCGCGTCGTCGCACAGCTGTTGACGATGATGGACGGGCTGGAGACGCGCGGCCAGGTCATCGTCATCGCGGCGACGAACCGCGTCGACTCGGTCGACCCGGCGCTCCGACGCCCGGGTCGGTTCGACCGGGAGATCGAGATCGGCGTGCCCGACGAGTCGGGCCGGAAGGAGGTGCTCCAGATCCACACCCGCGGGATGCCGCTCTCGGACGACGTGGACCTCGACCGGCTGGCGGACGAGACGCACGGCTTCGTCGGCGCCGACATCGAGAGCCTGACGAAGGAGGCGGCGATGAAGGCGCTCCGCCGGTACCTCCCCGAGATCGACCTCGACGAGGAGGACATCCCGCCGAGCCTCATCGACCGGATGATCGTCAAGCGGGACGACTTCCACGGCGCGCTCGCGGACGTCGAGCCGTCCGCGATGCGCGAGGTGCTCGTCGAACTCCCGAAGATCACCTGGGACGACGTCGGCGGGCTGGAGGACCCCAAGCAGAAGGTGAAAGAGGCCGTGGAGTGGCCGCTCTCGGACCCCGAGAAGTTCCAGCGCATGGGCGTCGAGGCGCCCAAGGGCGTCCTGCTGTACGGCCCGCCCGGCACGGGCAAGACGCTGATGGCGAAGGCCGTCGCCAACGAGACGAACGCGAACTTCATCTCCGTCAGGGGGCCACAGCTCCTCTCGAAGTGGGTCGGCGAGTCCGAGAAGGCGATCCGGCAGACGTTCCGGAAGGCCCGCCAGGTGTCGCCGACGATCATCTTCTTCGACGAACTGGACAGCCTCGCACCGAGTCGGGGGCAGGAGATGGGCAACAACGTCTCCGAGCGCGTCGTGAACCAGCTCCTGACCGAACTCGACGGGCTGGAGGAGATGGGTGACGTGATGGTCATCGGCGCGACGAACCGCCCGGACATGATCGACCCGGCGCTCATCCGCTCGGGCCGGTTCGACCGCCTCGTGATGATCGGCCAGCCCGACGAGGAGGGGCGCGAGCAGATCCTCAAGATCCACACCGACGACACGCCGCTGGCCGCCGACGTGAGCCTCCGCGAACTCGCCGAGATCACCGACGGCTACGTCGGCTCCGACCTCGAATCGATCGCCCGCGAGTCCGCCATCGAGGCGCTCCGCGAGGACGACGACGCCGAGGAGGTCGGCATGCGACACTTCCGGCAGGCGATGGAGAACGTCCGGCCGACCATCTCCGAGGACATCCTCAGCTACTACGAGGGCATCGAGGAGCAGTTCAAGGGCGGCGGGACGGACTCGCTCCGCAGGGACCAGGGCGGGCGGATCGGGTTCCAATAG
- the larC gene encoding nickel pincer cofactor biosynthesis protein LarC, with the protein MRTLALDGRMGAAGDMLLGALVAAGADPSVLDPVEDHLPITYEFETVDECGISATRARVVHDDAGGDADHGDGHEHDHGRDDDGGHSHTHSHGADHDHEEHQHDHGADCPRGHDHAHEHGAEGHGPQRTYAEVVAFVEGMGLPEAVEADALATFEILGEAESSVHDQPLGDTHFHEVGADDAIADVVGCCLLLADLGPERIVTTPLSTGDGEVEFSHGVYPVPVPAVVEIAERADWSLRGGPVDAELLTPTGAAILAQFADGVDRLPSLRVAGSGYGAGGYDFPDRPNVLRAIVGEARSGDGTAADEAAEGDASGLVHDDVAVLETNLDDATPEVLGGLHEALAEAGARDVSVLPATMKKSRPGHLVKVVCKPDDAEAVARRLAEETGTLGVREGGASHRWIAERSFETVALDVDGSTHEVSIKVAADASGTVYDVSAEYDDAAAVARETGLSTREVIRRAEAARGED; encoded by the coding sequence ATGCGAACGCTCGCTCTCGACGGCCGGATGGGTGCCGCCGGCGACATGCTGCTCGGCGCGCTCGTCGCGGCCGGCGCCGACCCGTCCGTCCTCGACCCGGTCGAGGACCACCTGCCGATCACGTACGAGTTCGAGACGGTCGACGAGTGCGGCATCTCCGCGACGCGTGCCCGCGTCGTTCACGACGACGCGGGCGGCGATGCGGACCACGGTGACGGGCACGAGCACGACCACGGCCGTGACGACGACGGGGGCCACTCGCACACGCATTCTCACGGCGCGGATCACGACCACGAGGAGCACCAGCACGACCACGGCGCCGACTGCCCGCGCGGCCACGACCACGCCCACGAGCACGGCGCGGAGGGGCACGGCCCGCAGCGAACGTACGCGGAGGTCGTGGCGTTCGTCGAGGGGATGGGCCTCCCGGAGGCCGTCGAGGCCGACGCGCTGGCGACGTTCGAGATCCTCGGCGAGGCCGAATCGTCGGTCCACGACCAGCCGCTGGGGGACACCCACTTCCACGAGGTCGGCGCGGACGACGCCATCGCGGACGTCGTCGGCTGCTGTCTCCTGCTCGCGGACCTGGGGCCCGAGCGCATCGTGACGACGCCGCTGTCCACGGGCGACGGCGAGGTCGAGTTCAGCCATGGCGTCTACCCGGTCCCGGTTCCGGCGGTCGTCGAGATCGCCGAGCGGGCGGACTGGTCGCTCCGCGGCGGTCCCGTCGACGCCGAACTGCTGACGCCGACCGGCGCGGCGATCCTCGCGCAGTTCGCCGACGGCGTCGACCGCCTCCCCTCGCTCCGCGTCGCGGGTTCGGGCTACGGCGCGGGCGGCTACGACTTCCCCGACCGGCCGAACGTCCTCCGGGCCATCGTGGGCGAGGCCCGGTCGGGCGACGGCACCGCGGCCGACGAGGCTGCCGAGGGCGACGCGTCGGGGCTCGTTCACGACGACGTCGCGGTGCTGGAGACGAACCTCGACGACGCGACGCCGGAGGTGCTCGGGGGGCTCCACGAGGCGCTCGCCGAGGCCGGCGCGCGCGACGTGTCGGTCCTGCCGGCGACGATGAAGAAGTCGCGGCCGGGCCACCTCGTGAAGGTCGTCTGCAAGCCCGACGACGCGGAGGCGGTCGCGCGCCGCCTCGCCGAGGAGACCGGGACGCTCGGGGTGCGGGAGGGCGGCGCGAGCCACCGCTGGATCGCCGAGCGCTCGTTCGAGACGGTCGCACTCGACGTCGACGGATCGACCCACGAGGTGTCGATCAAGGTGGCCGCCGACGCCTCCGGCACCGTGTACGACGTGAGCGCCGAGTACGACGACGCCGCGGCGGTCGCGCGCGAGACCGGCCTGTCGACCCGCGAGGTGATTCGCCGTGCCGAAGCGGCCCGCGGGGAGGACTGA
- the radB gene encoding DNA repair and recombination protein RadB gives MPDPLTTGSDALDDLLGGGIERGVVTQLYGPPAAGKTNVALTAAAEAAIAGETVLYVDTEDLSMERFRQIVEARTDEAVEEVAARLIVTEALSFEDQAEAVRDVDGFAEDADLVVLDSATGFYRLERGEDQQGGDSLRAVAKQVTHLLSLARKHDLGVLITNQVFTDPDADRVRPLGGNTLEHWTGVVVRLDRYRGGNRRATLEKHRSQPAGETARFRITGAGIEDGEAR, from the coding sequence GTGCCCGACCCGCTCACCACCGGCTCAGACGCCCTCGACGACCTGCTCGGCGGGGGGATCGAACGGGGCGTCGTCACACAGCTCTACGGCCCGCCGGCGGCCGGGAAGACGAACGTCGCGCTGACCGCGGCGGCCGAGGCGGCCATCGCGGGCGAGACGGTGCTGTACGTCGACACCGAGGACCTCTCGATGGAGCGCTTCCGACAGATCGTCGAGGCGCGCACCGACGAGGCGGTCGAGGAGGTCGCCGCCCGCCTCATCGTCACCGAGGCGCTCTCGTTCGAGGACCAGGCCGAGGCGGTCCGGGACGTCGACGGGTTCGCCGAGGACGCGGATCTGGTCGTCCTCGACTCGGCGACCGGCTTCTATCGGCTGGAACGGGGCGAGGACCAGCAGGGGGGCGACTCGCTGCGGGCGGTGGCGAAACAGGTCACCCACCTGCTCTCGCTGGCCCGCAAGCACGACCTCGGCGTGCTCATCACGAACCAGGTGTTCACCGACCCGGACGCCGACCGGGTCCGGCCGCTCGGGGGCAACACGCTCGAACACTGGACGGGCGTCGTCGTTCGGCTCGACCGGTACCGCGGCGGCAACCGTCGCGCGACCCTCGAGAAGCACCGGTCCCAGCCCGCCGGCGAGACCGCGCGGTTCCGCATCACGGGTGCCGGCATCGAGGATGGGGAGGCGCGCTGA